The Microcoleus sp. AS-A8 genome includes a window with the following:
- a CDS encoding chemotaxis protein CheW codes for MAIFSPLASRRKSRRVAEATQQLIVFRLLDVGFALPIRAVQKVIPRDKIYGAPGGGGVSLTLYQERELIVIDVERRIFRVAPSKDSFKDISHQAEEAPTDTDPVQHYLLIVQSSSGQLVGLPLVEPPTLQRVPSSAFAPLSASYLSEGNLRCVSALIKRNNDEPPLFLLNPDQLVQSELTLPPA; via the coding sequence ATGGCTATTTTTTCGCCTCTTGCGTCCCGACGTAAAAGCCGGCGCGTTGCCGAGGCCACCCAACAACTAATCGTTTTTCGCCTACTTGATGTTGGCTTTGCCCTACCAATTAGGGCTGTCCAAAAAGTGATCCCCAGAGACAAAATTTATGGCGCACCTGGGGGTGGTGGGGTGAGTCTAACCCTTTATCAAGAGCGAGAGTTAATTGTCATAGACGTAGAACGTCGGATTTTTAGAGTTGCACCTAGTAAAGATTCATTCAAAGATATAAGTCATCAAGCAGAAGAAGCACCTACTGATACAGATCCAGTACAACATTACTTACTGATTGTCCAAAGTTCCTCTGGACAATTGGTGGGATTACCTCTTGTTGAGCCACCCACTTTGCAGCGTGTGCCCTCCTCAGCTTTTGCCCCCCTCTCAGCGTCCTATCTTTCTGAAGGCAATCTTCGATGTGTTAGTGCACTGATCAAACGAAATAACGATGAACCTCCTCTATTTTTGCTCAATCCAGACCAGTTAGTTCAGTCTGAGCTGACTCTACCCCCAGCATGA
- a CDS encoding DUF3987 domain-containing protein — MVHTPINRDTSSERQEVIDWLISHNYPALPVAPAQSAWEYHKIDPGNAEQGVWSHCPVTADLQPLPLYTGKNPSFIDAEGNPRLINHRKYQKRLPKRSEIKAWFTNPSNGVGTLGGWNNTVWLDFDVKQFPTQEDCDAAAKSILKHPELQQTFIERSHSGGWRIGIKVKQKPNFTNFSLTPGGSHIGEALFEGRFTVLAPTIGPSGNPYQSIQRAIPVEVESMDAIGIYSTKKVQKGGVGKIKDEKTLLPGQNPATLTSFTHQPSVGCIPLEMLGNDTSRDILHGNCPTGSNGAQLHFDRSSALTTATKEWYGWQNWAQSNGISIFSDAVTLAHYAGTQLGLDFDRINRILHTIDPASCHPAALYRGGEESCWKKVYRLDKATFKAKCPAHIQEVITTEWGAGSGNGSGGGGRLPTGGSPNGDEDNSKDDKNRVRGTMVVKSLEQKPLLTIIRNQIKDILIQDLPPSELQAAKIRIRTNNPGISEREISRLFETIDQELEREQSREHCRSEVDNLLQLGDQSLNLSEFLPTDLAQPLTQLAHSLNIRPEVCLTSVLVAASSLHKTKTELVIHKGQGFSVPPTLFAGLVSESGQKKSPILKAIIKKPLSVIQREKREAYLQALTQYEKDIVIWDRCKSKERSEKFPQGKPKSPQQRLYYFTNATGEGLLYQFQAHPDKALLALVDELAGLFASQNKYTGGRGSDRQDILSAFDGTGATVLRAAGTKADLDGLLLSIYGTIQPDVLKQLMRDCSDPDGQWARFLFVNQPLAAAKLADEDSDSFDLTEHLLNYYRAIDQLPKREYRLSREAFKRYQPVYNQLEQLRISHPSPGMRAVYSKMEGYIGRLALNLHILHELTAGKTLPDLEIPLSMIERAIALAKFYIGQVKLIHANCTTDLGEMAPHLAKVVELSKRMDKATGNSWIKAKTVQSGYDSRHRPRPDVIRSWFRELEALGIGSTRGEGIHLEYSWKLPDMPIDQSNPPPSTHFEKVHLREEEEKHTISPPTETTQNQSFCQPEEKVDNPTKLDPDPGQNLLAQREHSCDDIAFKVDNPTKLDPDPGQNLLAQREHSCDDIAQDEIFNPAMLATDNRYLQTKNSREITDSISPLFGCVGGVARTEAVDTPERSSLPVEEAPTVSQAEEPDGNINHHGATQVQFIVFPVAQHQESRNSDSADTEVSLGWKAVLNIAAPQQNLAMSDSSASGQHSTERQIQVTLEELNSPPELHPKQRISFVTTMSLELASEQKDQGESTNTGINTLPLIALVVSAIQKYCSSKVSRTGDLPNPPEAVESPVTAEPQVTEIGAEVDPFPGSVKPSYSTDDSDSNSNSDSEALASPRASTLSSLRASILRRTSLEKPQQDASHVSWTSCFVCCENLGTLEIMWMEATTPSKERLS, encoded by the coding sequence ATGGTACACACTCCAATTAATCGAGACACCTCTTCAGAACGCCAAGAAGTTATTGACTGGCTCATCTCTCACAACTACCCAGCCCTACCCGTAGCACCCGCTCAATCGGCATGGGAATATCACAAAATCGATCCAGGAAACGCAGAGCAAGGTGTATGGTCACACTGTCCAGTTACAGCAGACCTCCAGCCGCTACCCCTTTACACTGGCAAAAATCCATCCTTTATAGACGCAGAAGGCAACCCTCGCTTAATCAATCATCGGAAGTATCAGAAGCGACTCCCGAAACGTTCGGAGATAAAAGCCTGGTTTACCAATCCTAGCAACGGGGTTGGAACGCTTGGAGGTTGGAACAATACCGTCTGGCTCGATTTTGACGTTAAGCAGTTCCCAACCCAGGAAGATTGTGACGCCGCTGCCAAGTCAATTCTGAAACATCCTGAATTGCAGCAGACATTTATTGAGCGATCGCATTCAGGTGGCTGGCGAATTGGCATCAAAGTTAAACAAAAACCCAACTTTACCAACTTCTCCCTAACTCCCGGTGGTTCTCATATTGGTGAAGCGCTCTTTGAAGGACGTTTTACCGTGTTGGCTCCCACAATTGGCCCCAGTGGCAATCCTTATCAATCGATTCAACGCGCCATCCCAGTAGAAGTCGAATCAATGGATGCGATCGGAATCTATTCCACTAAAAAGGTACAAAAGGGTGGAGTAGGAAAAATAAAAGATGAAAAAACTCTTCTCCCTGGGCAAAACCCCGCTACGCTAACATCCTTTACACATCAGCCTTCTGTGGGCTGCATCCCGCTGGAAATGTTGGGCAACGACACCAGTCGCGACATTTTACACGGCAATTGTCCAACAGGCTCCAACGGAGCGCAACTTCATTTTGATCGCTCCTCAGCTCTGACAACAGCTACTAAAGAATGGTACGGCTGGCAGAACTGGGCACAGTCCAATGGCATCTCGATCTTTAGCGACGCAGTAACATTAGCCCATTACGCTGGCACTCAGTTAGGGCTGGACTTCGACCGAATTAATCGCATTCTTCACACGATTGACCCAGCCTCTTGCCACCCAGCCGCACTCTACCGAGGTGGTGAGGAGAGTTGCTGGAAAAAAGTTTATCGGCTGGACAAGGCAACGTTTAAAGCCAAATGTCCCGCTCATATCCAAGAGGTCATTACCACAGAGTGGGGGGCCGGCAGTGGGAATGGTTCTGGAGGTGGTGGACGCCTACCTACAGGCGGCAGCCCTAATGGTGACGAAGACAACAGCAAAGATGATAAAAACAGGGTCAGGGGAACAATGGTGGTTAAATCGCTTGAACAAAAGCCTCTCTTAACAATAATCAGAAACCAAATCAAAGACATTCTGATTCAAGATTTACCACCCTCAGAACTACAAGCCGCTAAAATCAGAATCAGAACAAATAATCCTGGAATATCAGAGCGGGAAATTTCCCGGTTATTTGAAACGATAGATCAGGAATTGGAGCGAGAACAATCAAGGGAGCATTGCAGATCAGAAGTGGACAACCTCCTCCAACTTGGAGACCAATCCCTAAACTTGAGCGAATTTCTCCCCACTGACCTTGCTCAACCCCTGACTCAGTTGGCCCACTCTCTCAATATCCGTCCTGAGGTGTGTCTTACCTCAGTCTTGGTCGCCGCTTCGAGTCTCCACAAAACTAAAACTGAACTCGTCATTCATAAAGGCCAAGGCTTCAGCGTCCCGCCTACCCTCTTTGCTGGGTTAGTGTCCGAGTCAGGACAGAAAAAATCGCCCATCCTCAAAGCCATCATCAAAAAGCCCCTCTCCGTTATCCAGCGGGAAAAACGAGAAGCTTACCTTCAGGCATTGACTCAGTACGAAAAAGACATTGTCATCTGGGATCGGTGCAAGTCAAAAGAGCGTTCTGAGAAATTTCCCCAGGGCAAACCGAAATCACCTCAACAGCGACTTTACTACTTCACCAATGCCACGGGAGAAGGACTTCTCTATCAATTCCAAGCTCATCCCGATAAAGCACTTCTGGCTCTAGTCGATGAACTAGCAGGACTATTCGCCTCTCAGAACAAATATACCGGGGGTCGTGGAAGCGATCGCCAAGACATCCTCTCCGCTTTTGACGGCACAGGAGCAACAGTTTTACGCGCCGCAGGAACTAAAGCCGACCTCGATGGGCTGCTTCTCTCCATCTACGGCACCATCCAGCCAGACGTCCTCAAACAACTGATGAGAGATTGCTCAGATCCAGATGGTCAATGGGCAAGGTTCCTGTTTGTCAATCAACCTCTAGCGGCTGCCAAACTGGCTGATGAGGACAGCGACAGTTTTGATCTGACCGAGCATCTATTAAATTACTATCGTGCGATCGACCAACTTCCAAAAAGAGAATACAGACTCTCAAGGGAAGCATTCAAGCGTTACCAGCCCGTCTATAACCAGCTAGAGCAGCTTCGCATCTCCCATCCCTCACCAGGCATGAGAGCCGTCTATTCCAAAATGGAAGGTTACATCGGGCGACTGGCACTCAATCTTCACATCCTCCATGAACTCACAGCAGGTAAAACTCTCCCTGATCTAGAAATCCCACTTTCTATGATTGAACGTGCGATCGCACTAGCTAAGTTCTACATCGGTCAAGTCAAGCTGATCCACGCTAACTGTACGACCGATTTGGGAGAAATGGCACCTCACTTAGCCAAGGTCGTGGAGTTATCTAAACGGATGGACAAGGCAACTGGCAATAGTTGGATTAAAGCCAAAACAGTTCAGAGCGGCTACGATAGTCGCCACCGTCCACGACCTGATGTCATTCGTTCCTGGTTCAGGGAGTTAGAGGCGCTAGGGATTGGTTCCACACGCGGAGAGGGTATTCACCTGGAATATTCCTGGAAGTTACCTGACATGCCAATTGATCAGTCAAACCCACCGCCCTCAACTCATTTTGAAAAAGTACATCTACGTGAAGAAGAAGAAAAACATACAATTTCTCCACCGACTGAAACCACGCAAAATCAATCCTTTTGCCAACCGGAGGAGAAAGTAGATAATCCTACCAAACTTGATCCAGACCCAGGCCAAAATTTGTTAGCTCAGAGAGAGCACTCATGCGACGACATAGCGTTTAAAGTAGATAATCCTACCAAACTTGATCCAGACCCAGGCCAAAATTTGTTAGCTCAGAGAGAACACTCATGCGACGACATAGCTCAGGATGAAATTTTTAATCCTGCAATGCTTGCAACTGATAACCGTTATCTCCAGACCAAAAATTCAAGAGAAATAACCGATTCTATTTCTCCACTTTTTGGCTGTGTTGGCGGTGTAGCGCGGACAGAGGCGGTGGATACCCCAGAGAGGAGTTCGTTGCCAGTGGAAGAAGCTCCTACTGTTTCCCAAGCTGAAGAGCCAGATGGAAACATCAATCACCACGGAGCTACTCAAGTCCAATTCATCGTGTTTCCTGTGGCGCAGCATCAAGAATCGAGGAACTCTGACTCGGCTGATACTGAGGTGTCCTTAGGATGGAAGGCTGTTCTAAATATTGCTGCCCCTCAACAAAATCTCGCTATGTCTGATAGCTCAGCTTCAGGACAGCACTCGACCGAAAGGCAAATCCAAGTCACCCTGGAGGAACTTAACAGCCCTCCGGAACTCCACCCAAAACAACGAATTAGTTTTGTGACAACAATGTCTTTAGAGTTAGCTTCTGAGCAGAAAGACCAAGGAGAATCAACAAATACTGGCATAAACACTTTGCCTCTAATTGCTCTTGTCGTGAGTGCTATTCAGAAATATTGCTCATCGAAGGTTTCGAGAACGGGCGATTTACCTAATCCACCGGAAGCTGTTGAATCTCCGGTGACTGCTGAACCCCAGGTTACAGAAATCGGTGCTGAAGTAGATCCATTCCCAGGAAGTGTGAAGCCAAGCTACTCTACAGACGATAGCGATAGCAATAGCAATAGCGATAGCGAAGCCTTAGCGAGTCCACGAGCATCTACGTTATCGAGTTTACGAGCGTCTATACTGCGGCGTACTTCCTTGGAGAAGCCGCAGCAGGACGCATCGCACGTCTCTTGGACTAGCTGTTTTGTTTGTTGCGAAAACTTAGGCACATTAGAAATCATGTGGATGGAGGCGACTACGCCAAGCAAAGAGCGACTCTCATGA
- a CDS encoding ribbon-helix-helix protein, CopG family, whose amino-acid sequence MSTTSRQLTIRLPQIELDRIEAYSKRTGRTKTDLLREFIRSLPEPEPESEKK is encoded by the coding sequence ATGTCAACGACATCTCGACAACTAACTATCCGGCTACCTCAAATAGAGTTAGATCGGATAGAGGCTTATAGTAAGCGCACTGGCAGAACTAAGACAGATCTTCTGCGAGAGTTTATCAGGTCGCTGCCTGAGCCTGAGCCTGAGTCTGAGAAGAAGTAA
- the rfbB gene encoding dTDP-glucose 4,6-dehydratase, producing MTFSQPEQSSSQEPRRLLITGGAGFIGSNFVHHWCEHYKSDRVVVLDALTYAGNRNTLKELEGLENFRFVQGDICDRALVDTLLEEEAIDTVAHFAAESHVDRSILGPDAFVRTNVVGTFTLLESFRNHWDRRGGKNSDRFLHVSTDEVYGTLGPDDHPFTETTPYAPNSPYSASKAGSDHLARAYYHTYGVPTIITNCSNNYGPYHFPEKLIPLMCINILLGKPLPVYGDGQNIRDWLYVRDHCRALDVVIHKGAPGETYNVGGNNEVKNLDLVHMLCDLMDELAPNLPVKPAKELITFVKDRPGHDRRYAIDATKIKTELGWSPSVTVEEGLRQTIEWYLSHEDWWRPLLSKEYQEYYARVYA from the coding sequence ATGACCTTTTCTCAACCAGAACAATCTTCGTCTCAAGAACCTCGCCGATTATTGATTACGGGAGGTGCTGGGTTCATTGGCTCGAATTTCGTCCATCACTGGTGTGAACACTATAAGAGCGATCGCGTAGTGGTGCTGGACGCCCTCACCTATGCTGGGAACCGCAACACACTTAAAGAGTTAGAAGGACTGGAAAATTTCCGGTTTGTTCAGGGAGATATTTGCGATCGCGCCTTGGTCGATACTCTGCTCGAAGAAGAAGCGATCGACACCGTGGCTCACTTTGCGGCAGAGTCTCACGTTGACCGCTCGATTTTAGGGCCAGATGCGTTCGTTCGCACCAATGTTGTCGGCACCTTCACCCTTTTGGAGAGCTTCCGGAATCACTGGGATCGTCGGGGCGGCAAAAATAGCGATCGCTTCCTCCACGTTTCCACCGATGAAGTCTATGGGACACTTGGGCCGGATGATCACCCGTTTACCGAAACCACCCCTTACGCCCCCAATAGCCCCTATTCGGCATCCAAAGCAGGCAGCGACCACCTCGCCCGCGCTTACTACCATACCTATGGTGTGCCGACGATCATCACCAATTGCTCCAATAATTACGGCCCCTACCATTTCCCCGAAAAACTAATCCCCCTGATGTGTATCAACATCCTGCTGGGCAAACCCCTGCCTGTTTACGGGGATGGACAGAACATTCGGGATTGGCTGTATGTCCGAGATCATTGCCGTGCGCTCGATGTCGTTATCCACAAAGGAGCACCGGGCGAAACCTATAACGTTGGCGGTAACAACGAAGTCAAAAATCTTGACCTCGTTCACATGCTGTGCGACCTGATGGATGAGTTAGCGCCCAACCTGCCCGTGAAACCGGCAAAAGAACTCATTACCTTTGTGAAAGACCGACCGGGACATGACCGCCGTTATGCCATTGATGCGACTAAAATCAAAACAGAACTGGGTTGGTCTCCCTCTGTAACCGTAGAAGAGGGACTGCGTCAAACCATTGAGTGGTATCTGAGTCACGAAGATTGGTGGCGACCCTTGCTCTCAAAAGAGTATCAAGAATACTACGCCCGCGTTTACGCTTAG
- a CDS encoding glycosyltransferase: MTKVGLVAIGRNEGARLKACLHSAKGKVARIVYVDSGSTDGSIELARSLGVDVVELDLSTPFTAARARNAGFDHLLCAEPQLDFVQFVDGDCEIVEGWIDRAEKELEANKNIAVVCGRRRERFPEQTIYNQLCDIEWNTPVGETKACGGDSMMRVEAFQQVGGFNPTLIAGEEPELCVRLRQNGWKIFRLDAEMTLHDAQMTRMGQWWKRATRAGHAYAEGSWLHGGEPERHWVKETRSIWLWGLFIPLLALGTAWLTHGLSLLLLLVYPLQFIRTFLSLRRQNLSSKNAALYALSCTVGKFAQVEGALSFLRTRLKGSQSTLIEYKQ; encoded by the coding sequence TTGACAAAAGTCGGATTAGTTGCTATTGGACGAAATGAAGGCGCTCGCCTCAAAGCGTGCCTGCATTCCGCGAAAGGGAAAGTGGCACGCATTGTCTATGTCGATTCTGGATCGACGGACGGCAGCATCGAGTTGGCGCGATCGCTAGGTGTGGATGTGGTTGAACTTGACCTGTCCACCCCCTTTACTGCCGCTCGTGCCAGAAATGCGGGATTCGACCATCTGCTTTGTGCCGAACCCCAGCTCGACTTTGTCCAATTTGTGGATGGAGACTGCGAGATCGTTGAAGGATGGATCGATCGCGCCGAAAAGGAACTCGAAGCCAACAAAAACATAGCCGTGGTCTGCGGTCGTCGGCGAGAGCGCTTCCCCGAACAGACAATCTACAACCAATTGTGCGACATAGAGTGGAATACTCCAGTGGGCGAGACCAAAGCCTGCGGGGGAGATTCCATGATGCGCGTCGAAGCCTTCCAACAAGTCGGCGGGTTCAATCCCACGCTGATTGCTGGGGAAGAACCCGAACTTTGCGTCAGACTGCGCCAGAACGGGTGGAAAATTTTCCGTCTCGATGCGGAAATGACCCTACATGACGCACAAATGACCCGGATGGGTCAGTGGTGGAAACGGGCAACTCGTGCGGGTCATGCCTACGCGGAAGGGTCTTGGTTGCATGGGGGCGAACCAGAGCGGCATTGGGTCAAGGAAACCCGGAGTATTTGGCTCTGGGGCTTGTTTATTCCCCTATTAGCCTTGGGGACAGCATGGCTAACCCACGGCTTAAGCCTGTTGCTACTGCTCGTATACCCGTTGCAGTTCATTCGCACGTTCCTCAGCTTGCGCCGCCAAAACCTCAGCAGTAAGAACGCGGCTCTCTATGCCCTATCGTGTACCGTGGGTAAGTTTGCACAGGTAGAAGGAGCCTTGAGCTTTTTACGCACTCGACTCAAGGGCAGCCAAAGTACACTGATTGAATACAAGCAGTAA
- a CDS encoding putative nucleotide-diphospho-sugar transferase: MIAKRCCEAQIVCVHEDRAEYLVGLKLTVLSLVRYCPDLPILISCPRPPDSFRQWAGTLPNVQLLTDPNLAGLSWNVKPTILLRCLNEGYRDVIWIDADILINRDFRPRLAHLDDQTLVVTQEVYWGQEQGGSHRTVAWGLQPSRTLPATVNTGIVRVTPHHVELLKAWQTMLAHPAYRQAQLQPYYERPLHMLTDQEVLTALLGATEFSDIPVEMLERGVDIAQCFGPAGYTPTERLHNISQGLPAFIHSMGRKPWERAPSPSSIWSSGEPLPRRLRKYYDYIHLELSPYTSIAREYREQLGEEATWLEVKSTPARLLATLSANHPTLQGLPLAVFDAGVRHARRLLRIGRYRLDASFNLESSPLEPMHD, translated from the coding sequence ATGATAGCGAAGCGCTGCTGCGAAGCGCAGATCGTCTGCGTCCATGAAGATCGGGCCGAATATCTCGTTGGGCTGAAGCTTACCGTCTTGAGCCTTGTACGCTATTGTCCAGACTTGCCCATCCTTATCAGTTGTCCTCGTCCCCCTGACTCTTTTCGTCAGTGGGCTGGAACCCTGCCTAACGTTCAGTTGCTCACCGACCCCAATCTCGCCGGACTCAGTTGGAACGTGAAGCCAACGATTCTCCTGCGCTGTCTGAATGAGGGTTATCGTGATGTTATTTGGATCGACGCAGATATTTTAATTAACCGGGATTTCCGCCCACGTCTGGCTCACCTGGATGATCAGACTCTGGTAGTCACCCAAGAAGTTTACTGGGGTCAGGAACAAGGCGGGAGCCATCGGACTGTTGCTTGGGGACTTCAGCCAAGCCGGACTCTACCGGCAACAGTCAACACGGGAATTGTCCGAGTAACCCCCCATCACGTCGAACTCCTCAAGGCTTGGCAGACAATGCTTGCTCACCCAGCTTATCGGCAGGCGCAGCTCCAGCCCTACTACGAACGTCCGCTGCACATGCTGACAGACCAAGAAGTCCTCACCGCCCTTCTGGGAGCAACCGAGTTTTCCGATATACCCGTCGAAATGCTGGAGCGCGGAGTCGATATCGCCCAATGTTTTGGACCTGCGGGCTATACCCCCACAGAACGACTGCACAATATCAGCCAAGGTCTACCTGCGTTCATCCACTCAATGGGGCGCAAACCTTGGGAGAGAGCGCCGTCTCCTTCATCGATTTGGAGTTCTGGGGAACCACTGCCTAGGCGTCTCCGCAAGTACTACGATTACATTCATCTAGAGCTTTCTCCCTATACATCCATCGCCCGCGAATACCGGGAACAGCTTGGAGAAGAGGCGACTTGGCTGGAGGTGAAAAGTACCCCCGCACGGCTCTTGGCAACACTGTCGGCAAATCATCCCACACTGCAAGGTTTACCCCTAGCTGTTTTTGACGCTGGAGTCCGTCACGCCCGTCGTCTGCTCCGCATCGGTCGCTACCGCCTCGATGCGAGCTTCAACCTGGAGTCTTCACCCCTCGAACCCATGCACGACTAA
- a CDS encoding glycosyltransferase family 4 protein, whose translation MRVVIVAENASTKLGGEAFDPLHYFRVLRSRNIEAHLVVHSRTQAELQALYPEDCSHMHFVPDTWLHQLLWFCEQRLPRRAGEVTMGLLSHLYTQTIQRRLIRQLVHEHQIDVVHEPIPLSPKYPSLIFEVGAPVIIGPLNGGMEFPLAFRSRQNYFEELTIAVGRQVSNFCNRLLPGKLRAKTLLVANERTKQALPSGVRGTVIELVDNGVDLSVWQPVAPVAYEPNQRVRFVYVGRLVDWKAVDLLLEAFQPVPAQTDAILEIIGDGKLRQELEALSQRLGLTDRVVFTGWLSQAECALKLQQADGMVLPSLLECGGAVVLEAMAMGLPVIATNWGGPADYLDSTCGFLIDPTSKEAFVNGLTDAMIKLSLSPELRLSMGRAGLERVQKYFDWERKVDRILEIYQETCAEKPTQCIGSGRG comes from the coding sequence ATGCGAGTTGTAATTGTGGCGGAAAATGCCTCGACGAAACTTGGAGGTGAAGCGTTCGATCCGCTGCATTACTTCCGGGTACTGCGATCGCGTAATATTGAAGCCCACTTAGTGGTGCATTCCCGCACGCAAGCGGAACTGCAAGCTCTGTATCCAGAGGATTGCTCACACATGCACTTTGTCCCTGACACCTGGCTGCATCAGTTGTTATGGTTTTGCGAGCAGCGCTTGCCGAGACGGGCGGGGGAGGTCACAATGGGGCTGCTCAGTCACCTGTATACACAGACTATCCAGCGCCGCCTGATCCGCCAACTGGTTCACGAACACCAAATTGATGTAGTTCACGAGCCGATCCCGCTCTCACCCAAATACCCGTCACTGATATTTGAGGTTGGAGCCCCTGTCATCATTGGACCCCTAAACGGCGGTATGGAATTTCCGCTAGCATTCCGCTCTCGCCAAAACTATTTCGAGGAATTGACGATAGCCGTTGGTCGCCAAGTTTCTAATTTCTGCAATCGCCTTCTTCCAGGCAAGCTGAGGGCCAAGACGCTGCTCGTTGCTAATGAGCGAACCAAGCAGGCTCTACCATCTGGTGTGCGCGGCACAGTGATTGAACTGGTAGACAATGGGGTAGATTTATCCGTGTGGCAACCTGTGGCTCCAGTCGCTTATGAGCCGAACCAGAGGGTTCGTTTTGTCTACGTCGGTCGGCTGGTGGACTGGAAAGCCGTAGACTTGCTGCTGGAAGCCTTCCAACCCGTTCCCGCCCAAACCGATGCCATCCTAGAAATCATCGGCGATGGCAAGCTACGGCAGGAACTGGAAGCGCTCTCGCAGCGCCTAGGATTGACTGACCGTGTTGTATTTACGGGCTGGCTGTCTCAAGCGGAGTGTGCTCTCAAGCTACAGCAAGCTGACGGAATGGTTCTACCTAGCCTGCTGGAATGCGGCGGAGCCGTGGTTCTGGAAGCCATGGCCATGGGACTGCCAGTTATTGCCACAAATTGGGGTGGCCCTGCCGATTATCTGGATTCCACCTGCGGGTTTTTGATTGACCCGACTTCAAAAGAAGCGTTTGTGAACGGGCTAACCGACGCCATGATCAAGCTGTCCCTGTCACCTGAACTTCGGCTGTCTATGGGACGCGCAGGACTTGAGCGTGTCCAGAAGTATTTTGACTGGGAGCGTAAAGTTGACCGAATCCTGGAAATTTATCAGGAGACTTGCGCCGAAAAGCCGACACAATGTATTGGTTCAGGCAGGGGTTGA
- a CDS encoding rhodanese-like domain-containing protein: MFERRWLSGCALVVVVGTVAGVLAVRHNSDLLRPLIQAGVPLASASDWPVLGYAIQEAETPVMSVQQLKQLMDSKAKNYLLVDVRTPEEYKLSHIPGSVLVPISDIEQGKGIDQIKSRLKGRQLLAYCTSGKRSARALVLLEKAGIKGTKVQGGIKDWTQEIDPSLPRNNW, from the coding sequence ATGTTTGAACGTCGGTGGTTATCCGGTTGTGCTTTAGTCGTGGTAGTAGGAACAGTCGCGGGTGTCTTGGCTGTGCGTCACAATTCAGATTTGCTCAGACCACTCATTCAAGCCGGTGTACCCTTAGCATCGGCGTCAGATTGGCCTGTGCTTGGGTATGCCATTCAGGAGGCGGAAACGCCTGTAATGAGCGTGCAGCAGCTCAAGCAATTAATGGATAGTAAAGCGAAAAATTACCTGCTTGTGGATGTTCGTACCCCTGAAGAGTACAAACTGTCTCACATTCCGGGTTCAGTCCTTGTACCGATTTCTGATATTGAGCAAGGAAAAGGCATTGATCAGATTAAGTCTAGACTCAAGGGTCGCCAATTGCTGGCTTACTGTACCTCAGGAAAACGTTCAGCTAGAGCCTTGGTACTCCTAGAAAAAGCGGGCATTAAGGGTACAAAAGTTCAAGGTGGAATCAAGGATTGGACACAAGAAATTGACCCCTCCCTTCCCCGTAATAATTGGTAA